The window GATCCGAGCAGGACCTTTGCCTGGTGCAGGGAAGAAAGGAATATAGCTGCATCCCTGGCATTGTATCGCGGGGCTGGCTCAAACTGCTTGAAAGAGCTGTCGTGCTCCTCATCAACAATGATTAACCCCAGTCTTTCGAAAGGAAGGAACATAGCCGAACGTGCACCAAGAATCACATTGAAGGAACCTGTCAGTATTTCAGGCTTTTGTTCACCTTCTACTACCTGTGGAATAGACTTGGCTACATGTTGCCATATTTCAACCCGCTCATTTTCATCATATCGTGAATGATAGATCCCCACCTCACTGCCGAAATACTTTTGAAGCCGGTTGATGATCTGGGCGGTCAGGGCTATTTCCGGAAGCAGGTATAATACTTGTTTCCCTGCATCGAGGGTTTCCCTTATCAGCTTAATATAGATTTCAGTCTTGCCGCTGGAGGTCACCCCATGGAGCAATACCACATTCTTACTCTCCATTTCAGCCCTGATTTTTTCCATTGCATCTGCCTGTGCCGGAGTCAGGCTAATGGAAGAAGGGTGAAAGGCGGCAGTACCGGTTTTCAAGCGGCTTACCTGTTTTTCATAAAATACAAATACCCCTTTTTTTATAAGGCTGTTCAATGCTGCCAGTCCATCAGGGATTCGCTGAAGTAAAAGGGGTTTGCTCACTTCTGATGGAATTGCGGAAAGACAATGTGACCGCTGGACATATTCAATCAGTACTTCCAGTTGTTTTGGCGCTTTTTTTTCTAGTTTGGTATATAGTGCCTGTAACTCTTCATTCCCCGAAAAATCCTCATGTAATTTAACATAAGTTTCAATCCTCGGCTTGAATTTTTCGCTAATCTCTTCTTCTGTAATGATATATCCTTTTTCAATCAGGGTATGAATAAGAGGAATAACCTTAGCCAGTTCAAGGGTTCGCGAAACTTCACTCAGCGACATTTTCCCATTACTTTGGAGTGCAAACAGAAGGGTGTATTCCCGCTCATTCAGCAGTTCCGCATCAATTACAGCCTCTGGATTCAGCATTACCTTTGATTCACTGGCTAGCTTAAGGGCGGATGGTAAGGCGGCATTCATCACCTCTCCCGGATGACAACAATAATAGGTAGCAATCCAATCCCAGAATTTAAACTGGATCTCATTCACGATGGGCTTAAGGTCGAGAACAGATAAGATATATTTAGCCTGGAATTCCGGGGCTTTATTTGAAATTGAATGAATGAGCCCTGTGTAGACTTTTTTCTGCCCGAATTGCACAACCACCCGTTTGCCAATCATGACAGCCTCATTCAGTTCAAAGGGCACTCTGTAGGTAAAGAGCCCTGCAACCGGAAGAGGAAGCATAACTTGAACAAAAAGGGTTTTGCGCATCGTTGGCAGGAAATTAATTATAACTGAACTTTACAAATGTAAGAACATGGAAATGGTCAGCTGCTGCCAGGACTGGAATATTGATTCTAATCCTCGTCTTTCCGTGGTTTTCTTGGCCGGCTCTCTTTTTTAGGTTTCTCTTTACTGCCGGACGGATCACCCTCATTTACTTTCCCATCTGACCGACGGTAGGTCTTCTCCGGTTTACTGAACCGATTCTGAGGCTGGTATACTTCTATTTCTTTCTTTTCACCGGGAGGTGGTGCATCTTTACCCCTTGATGAATAAGGCTTGTCAGTGCGATCATCATACTTCCGGGGGCGATCAGTCCTGTCCTTGTCTCTTTCACTTGAATAAGGTCTGTCCGGGCGATCCTTTTTCTGATAGGGCCTGTCGGAATCCTTGTCCCTTCTTGGTGGACGATTCTCATCCCTGCTTTTACCATAAGGTTTGAACGGACTGTCACTCTTTCTATCGCGGCTAAACGGGCGATCCCCGTCACCTTCCTTTCTTTCCCTTCTTACAGGCCTGTCACCACTATTATCATTCCTGTCGTTGTGAAACGGTTTTGAACTTCGTTCTTTTCTTTCAAAGGGTCTGTCATTATCCTTGTCTCTTCTAAACGGGCGATCACCGCTGCTTTCGTTGCGATCTTTCTGGAAGGGCCTTGATGGGCGGTCTTTTCTTTCAAAAGGCCTTTCATTATCCCTGTCCCTTCTTACCGGACGATCACCATTGCTATCATTTCGGTCTCTTTGGTAGGGTCTCGAAGGCCCGTCTTTTCTTTCGAAAGGTCTGTCATTATCCCTGTCCCTTCTTACCGGACGATCACCATTGCTATCATTTCGGTCTCTTTGGTAGGGCCTCGAAGGTCCGTCTTTTCTTTCGAAAGGTCTGTTATTATCCCTTTCCCTTCTTACCGGACGATCCCCGTTGCTATCATTGCGGTCTCTTTGGTAAGGCCTCGAAGGCCCGTCTTTTCTTTCAAAAGGTTTATCATTATCTCTATCCCTTCTCACTGGGCGATCTCCATGACTATCATTCCTTGGTGACCTGGAACCACGTTCATTCCTTTCGGATGGACGGTCATCACGGCGATAAGGACGTTCCGGCCTTTCACTTCCTGTGCCTCGTGGCGAACGTCTCTCTTCGCCTTCTTCTCTCCTGCGGAAGGGCTTTTCTATGTTGCCCCCTTCATTTTCCGGTTCATTGCCTGTATTGGAGGATACTCTTCTCTTCACTTCGGTTGTACCCTCAGTTCCAGGATCTTCAGGTGCGTCGGTACCTTCCGTCTTTTCTGTATCCAACTCATGTTGATGCTCATCCCTGATCCAGGTTTTTTTAGTTCCGACATAAAGGTCAAACCCAGCGAAACGACATTCCAGCGGCCCGTTCCAGACGATATCCTTCCGAATAGCTCTGAGTCCTACCGATTTGAGAGCATAATGATCTGAACTGATCACCCATGCATGGTAACCCGCGAAATTTTTCTTCAGGTTATCACCGATTTCTCTGTATAATCCGATGATATCGCCGGTTTTAATTCTTTCACCATAAGGTGGATTAATCACAACTACACCAGGCTCACCTTCAGGAGGCATTAACTCAGAAAAGGGGCCCAGTTTGAGATGAATATCTTTATGAAGTCGGGCCGATTTAACATTTGCCTTGGCGGTACCTAAGTTTTTTGGAGAGATATCATTTCCAATAATCTGGTATTCAAATTCCGTTTCCTGATCATGAGCTTCCTGTTTCACTTCTTCCCATAATTCACTATTGAAGTTCTTCCAGCGCATAAATCCAAAGGACTTCCGATACATGCCCGGGGGGAAATTGTTGGCAATCAAGGCTGCTTCAATGAGCAGTGTGCCTGATCCACACATAGGATCGATGAAATGAGATTTTTTATCCCAACCACTAAGCATGATCAGCCCGGCAGCCAGCACTTCACTCATCGGAGCTTCGGCATTGGAAACCCTGTATCCTCTTTTATGAAGAGAAGCTCCTGAACTATCGAGGGAAACATCACAGGTACTCCCTAAAATATGAATGTTGATCCTGAAATCAGGGTCATCAATATCTACGGATGGCCTTCTTCCATTAAATTGTTCCCTGAACCGGTCAACAATAGCATCCTTGGCTCTCAGCGAAACATAATGAGAATGAGTGAGTTCTGAGTCACTTACGACAGCATCAATGGCCAGGGTACTGGTAACATTCATGATTTCTTCCCACGGATAATTGAAAAATTGACCATAAAGGTCATCTTCATCCGCTAACTGGAAATCGAATAGAGGTACCAGGATCCGCAAGGCAGTCCGGGAACAGAAATTAGTCTTATAAACCATGCGTTCATCGCCTGAGAAACGAACCGCCCGGTTAAGGATTTCAACGTCTTCGGCACCCAGTTCCTGAAGTTCCCTGGCAAGAACTTCCTCAAGGCCTGCGATCGTTTTTGCAATTAATGATTTTTTTTCCGGTAATTGTGTGTTGTCTGTCAACTCTTTAGGTATAGGGACTGCGAACAGCCTGATTTAATTCAATATTGAACCATAAGCAGTCAAAACTTACTCATGAATCTGTTTATCAACTAAATGGGGGGGTGGGGTTCGCCCCCCGTTTTCCCTTTTTTCACAAAGCTTTTTCCCCCAAAAAAGGGTTCTCCCCCCCCCCCCCCCCTGAGGGGGGGGGGGGGGGGGGGGGGCCCCGGCGGCGGGGGGGTCCTTGGGGTGGGGGTGGGTGTCCCCCCCCCCCGGGGTCGGCCTGTCTTCCGCGGGGGGGGGGCCCCCCCCCGGGTGGTTGCTCCCTCCCAGCACTTAGGGGGGGGGGGGGAACCCCCCCCCCCCCGCCCCCCGGCAGGGCGGGGGGGGGGGGGGGCGGCTTTAAATGGGGGGGGGGCCTCCACCCCCGGGTTCTCCATTCTGGCTTTAGAAATTAAAATGGAAGGTCTGGATAGTGTCAGGATGAAGGCTTTTGTTTACCGGGCAATGTTCAGCGGTTTTTTTAATGATCTCTTTTTGTTTATCAGAATAATCATTTTTTGGGAAATTCATTTCTACGATGATCTCACCCACTCTTCTTGGATCAGAAACCATGATTTTGGTGACTTTCACTTCAGTTCCATCAATGCTGAATCCATGAGTCCGGGCAGCAATACCAATGGTTGTAATAGCGCAGGTTCCAAGGGAAGTAGCCAGTAAGTCCGTTGGAGAGAATGCTTCACCTTTTCCCTGGTTATCTATTGGAGCATCAGTGATAAATTCATCACCTGAACGCATGTGCCTGGCTTTTGTCCTTAAATCACCAATATACTCAATCCGAACAGTTTCCATGAAAAAAGATTTTTGCAAAGGTAAGCGTTTTGAACCAGCTAATTCCTATTTGCCATTCAATGTAGTTCTCAACATCTGTATATTGTTAACAACTTGTTAATCACCTATTCTGGTAAGATAATACTTGCTACATTTGCTGCATGAAGCGCACAACCTTCCTGATAATTGTAGTACTTACCGGACTTGCTTTATGTGGGATCATCTTTATCCAGGTATTCTGGATCAGGAATGCTGTGGCCTTGCAGGAAGAGCAGTTCGACAATCGTGCAATTCTCAGCCTGAAGAGCGTTGTAAATGAAATGTATGAATGCAGGAATGATACCTGTGAAGGTAGCCTGTTTTGTAAGGAGGAATGCAGCCATTCTCATTCCA is drawn from Bacteroidales bacterium and contains these coding sequences:
- a CDS encoding OsmC family protein translates to METVRIEYIGDLRTKARHMRSGDEFITDAPIDNQGKGEAFSPTDLLATSLGTCAITTIGIAARTHGFSIDGTEVKVTKIMVSDPRRVGEIIVEMNFPKNDYSDKQKEIIKKTAEHCPVNKSLHPDTIQTFHFNF
- the priA gene encoding primosomal protein N' translates to MRKTLFVQVMLPLPVAGLFTYRVPFELNEAVMIGKRVVVQFGQKKVYTGLIHSISNKAPEFQAKYILSVLDLKPIVNEIQFKFWDWIATYYCCHPGEVMNAALPSALKLASESKVMLNPEAVIDAELLNEREYTLLFALQSNGKMSLSEVSRTLELAKVIPLIHTLIEKGYIITEEEISEKFKPRIETYVKLHEDFSGNEELQALYTKLEKKAPKQLEVLIEYVQRSHCLSAIPSEVSKPLLLQRIPDGLAALNSLIKKGVFVFYEKQVSRLKTGTAAFHPSSISLTPAQADAMEKIRAEMESKNVVLLHGVTSSGKTEIYIKLIRETLDAGKQVLYLLPEIALTAQIINRLQKYFGSEVGIYHSRYDENERVEIWQHVAKSIPQVVEGEQKPEILTGSFNVILGARSAMFLPFERLGLIIVDEEHDSSFKQFEPAPRYNARDAAIFLSSLHQAKVLLGSATPSVESYYNAQNGKYGLVTISERFGGILMPAIEVVDLREEHKRKRMKSIFSEPLLQGIEQALSQKEQVILFQNRRGFSLHIDCDNCNWVPQCIQCDVSLVYHKKQNLLRCHYCGYSTHIPDKCPECGYTGLLMKGFGTEKIEEELSIFFPTARIARMDLDSTRSRNSLHRIISDFEEGRIDILAGTQMVTKGLDFDHVSLVGIMNADSLLSYPDFRAHERSYQLMAQVAGRSGRKQKQGKVLIQAFNAKHAILQLVINNDYPAMYHQQILEREKFKYPPYYRLIRLTLKHADNDVLNSAAAELAKILKGKFGKRILGPEYPQVSRIRNLYLKNIMIKLEKGVNLPKVKEDIFSAIQKLYTSHIHSPVRVIIDVDPA